TATATGTGGTTCGTGTTCCTCAGACCGGAGCTTTGCCACCGCCTTCCTTCAGACTCCATCTCGCAGTGGACACCCTTGTCTTAAGCTAACGGTTGGCACTATCAAACCCCGTATTGGACTTTCACCAACTAGTAAGCGCCCATGCTGGGCGCACATGAATACAACCCAAGCCTGCTCGGCCTGGGTTGTATTTTTATGGATCAATAAACAAACGTTACGATTTTAGAACTTTAGCACCGTAAAGAACAGCCAACTTAACACAGCACCGACGACTGACATCGAGAAGCCCCAGGCAAGCATGTTGCGGAACAATTTTTGCTTATCCGCCTTGGGTCCTGCCGCGCCGATCATGAGAGCGCCCGAGGTTGAGAGCGGGCTGATATCGACAAGATGACCGGCAACCACGACTGTCATAACCAACGCAACCGGGTCACCGCCGCCCATTTTGGTAATCAGATCAGGAATCAGCGGAATGAAGGCTGGTAAAATGACACCAGAGGTACTGGCATAGACGGAAATGATAGCGGCAATAAAGCCGAGAACCAAGGTGGCAGTGTTTGGCGTGGAGAAATTGGCAATGATGCCAGAGAACAGCGCCATACCACCGACATTCTTCATCAGGCCGATCAGGACTGTCACACCGCAAACCATCAGAATGGTTCCCCACGGCATGTTTTTAATGGCCTGGTTCTCATCAGCAACGTTTAACAAGGTAAGAATTGCGCCAATGGCAAAGGCGGAGAAGCCGACATCAAATTTGAACACCAGTGCCGCCAATACCAGACTGATTATACCGCAAAGAGTAAGCAACTGATTTTTTGTGAATGGAGCGACAGGTACATTTAGCACTGCGTTAACTGCAGCTGAATTGCCCTTTTGCTTCCAAAGCGCAATTCCACCAAATAGCAAATAGGCAAGAACCGCAACCGAGAAGTGGCCGAGGAAAGCACTAAAGAACATTTTCCCACCCAATCCGGTCAAGCCGATTTTGCTTACCAAGCCATCAGCTATCAAACCGGTAGGAGCAATCGGCGACATTGCGCCTGCCTGACCGCCGTTACCCACCATCAGAGCCATCAACAGCGGTGGAATACCGGTTTCTTCAGCCAGAATCATAACCGCTGGTGCCATAAGCGCCAGAATAGAGATTTGTCCAGGGCCCATAGCTGCCAAAGTAAAGGCAACAAAAAACAGAATGATCGGCAGAACTGCGACTTTGCCGCCGACTGCCTTGACAGCATACTTAGTGATCTTATCAATGGTTCCATTTGCCTGAGCAATACCGAATAAATAGGTCACCCCGGCGAGAGTCATGAACAGGGTGAGAGGGAAGCTGCTGGTCAATACACTCGTCTTGACCCCGCCGAGGATACTAACCCCGAAGGCCAGACCAATCGCCAGCACACCGATGTTCTTGGGCGATACACAACTGATGATCAAAGCAAAAACAAGTGCGATTAGTGAAATGACTGAGATGCTCAAAATAATGCCTCCTTAATTAGGTAAATCTTTCACATATTATGGCCTTCGACAATAGTTAGACTTTTCCTGTCAGAAAAAATTTAATTAGGTGAATTGATAAAAAATCAAAGACGAGGGCTCACAGTGGAAAAGCGAATATTTTATCTTGACAAGCTTGGGTATCAAAGATACTATTTATATGATAATTATTCTCAATTATTAGTCTTTTCAGCGAGCTCTCTAGGCTGCTACGAGCTACTGTGATGGCAACGAGGTGTGCAGATTATGCTAATAGGAAAACGCCTGCTGAGAGGATTGTACTTGCCTGCAATCCTTTTTGCCATATGGGTTCTCGGGTCATGGCAATCGCTTTGGAACGCCTATGTTATCCCATCGCCAAGTACAGTACTCACCGCAGTGCAGCAAATGCTGGCACACGGGACGCTGTATAAGCATATCTCAGTCAGCCTGTATCGCGTGCTTCTGGGCTTTTCGGTAGCCTTCATACTGGCGTTCCCGCTGGGGGTACTGTTAGGAATGAAGCGTAGCTGCGGCGATTATCTCGGTCCGCTGTTAGAATTTGTTCGCCATGTGCCGCCGCTCGCGACTGTCCCCATGCTGATTCTCTGGTTTGGCATCGGCGAAACCCCGAAATTGCTGATTGTCGTATTGGCAACATTCTTTCCGATCTTTTTAAATATCCTATATGGAGTTGCAAATTGTGACGAGAAATGGCTGGAGGTCGGAAAAACATTTAAGCTGAGCAACTGGCAACAATTTTGCCGAATCGTGCTGCCAGCAGCTTTACCGTCAGTACTGCTCGGTATGCAATTAGGACTTGGCTATAGTTGGCGGGCTTTGGTGGGAGCTGAACTGATCGCAGCCTCATCAGGTATCGGCTATATGATACTCGATGCTGAACAACTTTCTCGGCCAGATGTTGTCGTGGTCGGCATTTTAACAATTGGTATTGTCGGCACTCTAATTGACTGGCTGTTCTTATGGATAACCAAGAGGGCAATACCATGGAAAGCGGGTGAGACAACAGAATATGGCAGGGGTTGAAATCGACAATTTATCTAAACACTATCAACTCAACGACAAGGTTTTTTATGCCTTGCAGCAAATCACGATGACCATTCCTGACGGCAGCATTACCGCCATTGTTGGCAAAAGCGGCTGCGGCAAAACTACCCTGCTCAGGTTGTTAGCCGGCTTAGAAGAGAAGTCAGCAGGTGATATCAGCTTTGCATATTCCCAAACAGATTCGGTCAATCACCGCGTTGGCATGGTCTTTCAAGAACACCGTTTAATGCCATGGTTGACTGTCAGAGAGAATATGGCCTTCTCGCTTAAAGCCGATCCCGACCAAACCAAGGCTGAGCAAACTGTGACCAAGTACCTAACCCTGCTGGGGCTAGCAGAGTTTCAAAACGCCTATCCAGGACAATTGTCAGGCGGCATGGCGCAGCGGACTGCACTCGGTCGAACTCTGTGCTATGACCCTGATCTAATATTAATGGACGAGCCGTTTGGCGCTTTAGATTATTTTACTCGCAAAAATCTGCAGCGTGAGATTGTTGATTTATTTCTTACGCAAAAGAAGACGATTGTTTTTGTCACCCATGATGTCACCGAAGCCGTTTATCTCGGTCAGAAAGTCATTGTGATGGATTCTGGAAAAGTGGTCTGTGATATCCCGGTAGACCTGCCGTATCACCGCGAGGCCAATTCAGCCGAATGTTTGGCAATACAGCAGGAAATTCTCAGCTGTCTTGGCGGGCAGACGCAGGAAGGACCCACGGAACTTTGGAGAAATAGGGGTACGTTAACCACAAAGTACACAGAGTAACACAGAGGGTGTCGGAGGGTATTATTCGTGACTAGTAAGTTGACAGAGAAATATCTTTCTATGTTAATGTACCTCTGAGTGCCCTCCGCGTACTCTGCGAACTCCTCATTGTTCCTATATTTTGATTGGAGGCTTTATAAATGTCACTATCATCAAAAAAGTTTGTCGTACTTGCTATTAGCTTGCTACTCGTATTCATCGTGGTCGGATGTGGTTCAGAAAATAAACCGGCTACGCCGGAGAAACCTAAAGTCATTTCGATTACATATGTTAAAGCGCCGTTGAATGTTCCTTCCATCGTCGAAAAGAAACTGGGCCTATTTGATAAAGAATTTGGGCCTGACAACATTAAAATTGAGCTGCCGGAAATAACCGTCGGGCCAAAGCAAACCGAAGCGATGGCAGCCGGGGCTGTCGATTTTGCCCACGGCTTGGGCGGCACGACGGCGATCATGGCGGCAGCCAATGGAGTGGACTTAAAGATTATCGGCATATACAGCCGAGCGCCAAAAGCCTTTGTGCTGCTGGCTAAAGACCCCAGTATAAAAAGCTTAGCCGATCTAAAAGGCAAAAAGGTCGCCGGGCCAAAAGGAACCGTGCTGCACCAACTGCTATTAACCGCTTTAACTAAGAACTCACTACAAGCTGACGATGTCCAGTTTGTCGCTATGGATATTCCCGGATCTGTTGCTGCGCTGATGAATGGCAGTGTCGACTTCGCACTGGCCGCAGGCCCTGACGCTTTGCGGGCCGAACAGGCGGGAGCCAGAATCATCACCACTGGTGAGGGTTTAATCGAAGCCACGATTGTTACCGCCGTCAGGGGCGAGTTCTTGCGAAAATATCCTGATCTGGTCAAACGTTTTGTAAAAACCCACCAAGCCACCCAGGAGTACTTGAAGACCAATCAACAAGACGTTCTGGCAATCACAACAGCCGAAACCGGCCTGGCCATAGATATGGTAAATAAAATGTATCCCTGGTATGATTTCAACTCAACGATCAAGCCATCTGATATCGAAGAACTGAAGAAGACGCAAGACTTCCTGATGAAAAACGGCATGCAGGCAAAGGCCATCTCGATAGAAGAACTGATTGCGAAGTGAAGCAGCAAAGGACGCCAAATAGCGTCCTTTTTTATTTTAGTTGCGCCAAGAGAAGCGTTATTGCCCAAAAAGGTTTATTGGTAAATTTGTCGAATATTGCTAGTCAAAGAACTATTTTGTTAATGGCGATCTCGAGAACGGGAGGGAGCTATTTATGTCCCTAATCCTATACGACAAGGAGAAGTACTTTGCAGACAAATTCGCCGGATACAGAATTGGCTTAAAAATCTGCTCATTGTATTTGATTTTAGGAGCCTTGTGGATCCTATTTTCCGATCGTCTTGTCGCTGTTTTCGTAACAGATATGGATGAATTTGTCCGTATCAATACCTATAAGGGCTGGGCGTTCATTCTTATCACTTCTCTGCTGCTTTGCTGGTTAAATCGCTACTTTTTGCAACAACTCCTTATTTCTAACCAAAAGCTCTTTACTGCCCATCAGGAGCTGGAGCTTTCCTATGAAGAGATTATTGCTACCGAAGAAGAACTAAGGCAGCAATTTAGCGAACTTGAACAGCAAGCAAATGCCTTAACCATTAGTGATTTCAATTATCGCAATTTGTTTGATAATATGTTGAATGCCTTTGCGCTGCACGAAATTATTTGCGATGCCAACGGAAACCCGATTGATTACCGCTTTTTAGCTGTGAATCCCGCGTTTGAGCGACTTACAAGCTTAGAGGCTAAGACCGTAGTCGGAAAAACCGCATTAGAGATCTTACCAAATACAGAACCATATTGGATTGAAATATGTGGAGAAGTTGCCCTTGGCGGCGAACCTCGCTCGATTATCCAGTTTTCGCAAGATATTAACCGATATTTTGAAGTCGAAGCATATTGCCCAGAGATTGGTAAGTTCGCTATTCAGTTTTTAGACTGTACAGAACGCATCAAGCATCAGGAAAAAATTGAGCACATGGCCTATTACGATGCATTAACCGGTTTGCCAAACCGCTATTTACTGCGAGACCGGCTACAAAAGGCCATTACCAATGCCGCCAGTAATCAGGAAAAACTAGCTGTTTTTCTCATTGATTTAGATGACTTTAAGCTGATTAACGATACCCTTGGCCATTTTGCCGGTGATGAACTGCTCAAAGTCATCGGAGAAAGATTGTCTGCTACACTTTACAAACAAGATACGGTTGCTCGTTTGGGCGGAGACGAGTTTATGATTATTGTGGAAAGTATCAGCTTACTCGACAACGTCACTGTGATTGCTGAGAAACTGATTAAAGCAGTGGGAGAGCCTTGGCATTACAACGATATGTCCTATCATATATCCTGCAAGTTAGGAATAACCGTATTTTCTGACAACAGCCAAGATGCTGATACTCTGATTAAGCAAGCAGACATAGCAATGTATAAGGCAAAAAAACTTGGCCAAGGGTTTTATCAGTATTACGTGTCAGATATGGAAGCTCAGCTTTCCCGGCGCCTGGAAATGGAAGCCGATCTTCATAACGCGATAAAGCAGCAACAGTTCGTCCTGCATTATCAACCACAAGTCGATAGAAACAGACAGATTGTCGGGGTTGAAGCATTACTCCGCTGGCAGCACCCAACGAAAGGGCTAATTCCACCACTTAACTTTATCCCCCTCGCCGAAGAGACCGGACTGATCACAAAAATCGGCGAATGGGTATTACAAACAGCCTGCCGTCAAAGCAAAATCTGGCAGGATGCTGGATTGCCACCACTATTGGTGGCGGTAAATCTCTCGGCGCGTCAGTTCCACCAGCAAGACCTGCTGACAGTCATCTCAGAAACGATTAAGGAATCAGGAATTGACCCCCAAAATCTTGTTTTGGAAATTACCGAAACCATTGCCATGAAAGATGCCGACTATACGATCCAAGTACTGCAAGCGCTACAATCGATGGGAGTCCAAATCGCGCTCGATGATTTCGGCATAGGCTATTCTTCATTGATTTATCTGAAGCGATTTCCCATCAACTCACTAAAGATTGATCGCTCGTTCATCCAAGATATTCACACGAACTCGGAAGGTTCGGCCATCGCCCGGGCCATACTGGCTCTGGCCAAGAATCTCAACCATCTGGTTGTAGCCGAAGGAGTCGAAA
The genomic region above belongs to Anaerosporomusa subterranea and contains:
- a CDS encoding SLC13 family permease, with translation MSISVISLIALVFALIISCVSPKNIGVLAIGLAFGVSILGGVKTSVLTSSFPLTLFMTLAGVTYLFGIAQANGTIDKITKYAVKAVGGKVAVLPIILFFVAFTLAAMGPGQISILALMAPAVMILAEETGIPPLLMALMVGNGGQAGAMSPIAPTGLIADGLVSKIGLTGLGGKMFFSAFLGHFSVAVLAYLLFGGIALWKQKGNSAAVNAVLNVPVAPFTKNQLLTLCGIISLVLAALVFKFDVGFSAFAIGAILTLLNVADENQAIKNMPWGTILMVCGVTVLIGLMKNVGGMALFSGIIANFSTPNTATLVLGFIAAIISVYASTSGVILPAFIPLIPDLITKMGGGDPVALVMTVVVAGHLVDISPLSTSGALMIGAAGPKADKQKLFRNMLAWGFSMSVVGAVLSWLFFTVLKF
- a CDS encoding ABC transporter permease, with the protein product MLIGKRLLRGLYLPAILFAIWVLGSWQSLWNAYVIPSPSTVLTAVQQMLAHGTLYKHISVSLYRVLLGFSVAFILAFPLGVLLGMKRSCGDYLGPLLEFVRHVPPLATVPMLILWFGIGETPKLLIVVLATFFPIFLNILYGVANCDEKWLEVGKTFKLSNWQQFCRIVLPAALPSVLLGMQLGLGYSWRALVGAELIAASSGIGYMILDAEQLSRPDVVVVGILTIGIVGTLIDWLFLWITKRAIPWKAGETTEYGRG
- a CDS encoding ABC transporter ATP-binding protein; this encodes MAGVEIDNLSKHYQLNDKVFYALQQITMTIPDGSITAIVGKSGCGKTTLLRLLAGLEEKSAGDISFAYSQTDSVNHRVGMVFQEHRLMPWLTVRENMAFSLKADPDQTKAEQTVTKYLTLLGLAEFQNAYPGQLSGGMAQRTALGRTLCYDPDLILMDEPFGALDYFTRKNLQREIVDLFLTQKKTIVFVTHDVTEAVYLGQKVIVMDSGKVVCDIPVDLPYHREANSAECLAIQQEILSCLGGQTQEGPTELWRNRGTLTTKYTE
- a CDS encoding ABC transporter substrate-binding protein; the encoded protein is MSLSSKKFVVLAISLLLVFIVVGCGSENKPATPEKPKVISITYVKAPLNVPSIVEKKLGLFDKEFGPDNIKIELPEITVGPKQTEAMAAGAVDFAHGLGGTTAIMAAANGVDLKIIGIYSRAPKAFVLLAKDPSIKSLADLKGKKVAGPKGTVLHQLLLTALTKNSLQADDVQFVAMDIPGSVAALMNGSVDFALAAGPDALRAEQAGARIITTGEGLIEATIVTAVRGEFLRKYPDLVKRFVKTHQATQEYLKTNQQDVLAITTAETGLAIDMVNKMYPWYDFNSTIKPSDIEELKKTQDFLMKNGMQAKAISIEELIAK
- a CDS encoding putative bifunctional diguanylate cyclase/phosphodiesterase → MSLILYDKEKYFADKFAGYRIGLKICSLYLILGALWILFSDRLVAVFVTDMDEFVRINTYKGWAFILITSLLLCWLNRYFLQQLLISNQKLFTAHQELELSYEEIIATEEELRQQFSELEQQANALTISDFNYRNLFDNMLNAFALHEIICDANGNPIDYRFLAVNPAFERLTSLEAKTVVGKTALEILPNTEPYWIEICGEVALGGEPRSIIQFSQDINRYFEVEAYCPEIGKFAIQFLDCTERIKHQEKIEHMAYYDALTGLPNRYLLRDRLQKAITNAASNQEKLAVFLIDLDDFKLINDTLGHFAGDELLKVIGERLSATLYKQDTVARLGGDEFMIIVESISLLDNVTVIAEKLIKAVGEPWHYNDMSYHISCKLGITVFSDNSQDADTLIKQADIAMYKAKKLGQGFYQYYVSDMEAQLSRRLEMEADLHNAIKQQQFVLHYQPQVDRNRQIVGVEALLRWQHPTKGLIPPLNFIPLAEETGLITKIGEWVLQTACRQSKIWQDAGLPPLLVAVNLSARQFHQQDLLTVISETIKESGIDPQNLVLEITETIAMKDADYTIQVLQALQSMGVQIALDDFGIGYSSLIYLKRFPINSLKIDRSFIQDIHTNSEGSAIARAILALAKNLNHLVVAEGVETAEQFAFLQGLECDHMQGYLFSKPLPVDEITDVLVKSKL